The DNA segment ACGTGGCCCCGAGACGGTTCCACAGCAGGTAGTCCTGGGGGCAGGTTCTCTTTTACACTCAGTGTagaggtctcctatcatgcacaatgcgctttgtgatgtcttctctacatcaccatgtgtccccatgtgtccccggtgtgtccccgtgtgtccccgtgtgtccccggtgtgtcaggagactctcaaagtgtcaGGAAACaaacccctctctcttctcctccgtacccacatctctaaaaatggggaacaacggagctgatccagattttctGTGTCATGACACCTTCAAAAACACCTCAAACAGCATCTGCTCACTCGGCCTTTGGCCTCACCTGATACACAGCTCTCAGAAACCGGTTCCCGTTTGTTTTCTTCATGTATctgtatgattattattactgtttgttttgttacttcccgttgtaaagcgtccttgggtttcgtgaaaggcgctataaaaattgaaatgtattattattattattactaaaatgtgggcgggctttacgcccacgggccaatcagaaacgttgctatcagaaacaatgagacGTGTTCTGGAAGTATTATGGTCTGTGcttacattagcatgctagcactcagagctaacctgtgctggagagagtgtgtgtggagaAGCAGGAAGTCAAAAGGAAGTCACCTTGTGGTAaccctgagagagagaggatttGAGCTCCATCCTGTTTCAGAAATAGAATTCTCCTGaataagctccgccccctctctttttattattataataatttagtttaaagcTTTAGACCCAGAATCATCTCTTTAGCAACAgctgggagagaggggggggctacaaggatctgtttggggtttggagcaggacacttcagagtcatgtccttagtaacagctgggagagagggggggggctataaggacatgtttggggtttggagcaggacacttcagagacatgtccttagtaacagctgggagagagggggggggctataaggacatgtttggggtttggagcaggacacttcagagacatgtccttagtaacagctggaagagagggggggggctacaaggacctgtttggggtttggagcaggacacttcagagacatgtctttatatctgagacctgtattatatgcctaaaaatagtataataggagacctttaatgaCTACACtatgacctgtgtgtgtgtgtttatgtgtgtgtgtgtgtgtgtgtgtgtgtgtgtgtgtgtgtgtgtgtgtgtgtgtgtgtgtgtgtgtgtgcacctggGGTCTGGAGCTCAGAGCTGCTCTGAATGCTAGCTCTGCTCTCTGGAAGTCAGAGCTGAGGTTGTAGAGGACGCCGAGGCCGGTCTGCAGGTCGGGGTCCACGGAGTCAGGGTTCATCAGAGAGGCGTCCTGGAAGAGGAGCAGCACCTCCTGcagactgcacacacacacacgcacacacacacacacacacacacacacacacgcacacacacgcacagagacacacacacacaaacaaacacacacacacacacacgcacacacacacacacgcacacaaacacacaaacgcacacacacgcacacacacacacacacacacgcgcgcacacactcacgcacacacgcacacacacacaagaacatTCATCTGTATATCCTTTACTTGCAGATTCTTCTTGCAATATTTGATCTGTTTTACAAGTTTTAAGTtctatatatattcatgttgctctgttggaggagcctcagGTGTGCGTACCTGGCGGGCGGGGGGGGGCCCCTGCGCGGTGTGCCCCCCCCCCGCTGCAGCAGCTGGTGGTATCGGGGGTGGTGAGACAGCCAGCGCTGCAGGGTGTcacacgcccccccccccaccccaagGTTAGTGAAGCTCACCGCCAGAGACATGAGCGCCGGCAGGTTGTTGGGGCGCAGCTCCAGacacctggggggggggggggtacaagTACATATCCTCCTGTCAACAGTGTGTACTCAGTCAGTACTTTAGCGCTGCGCTTTAAGTGTGTTTCTACTGCGGTTATACTCGGTCAGTACTTTAGTACTGCGCTTTGAGTGTGTTTCTACTGCGGTTATACTCGGTCAGTACTTTAGCGCTGCACTTTAAGTGTTTTTCTACGGCGGTTATACTCGGTCAGTACTTTAGCGCTGCACTTTAAGTGTGTTTCTACGGCGGTTATACTCAGTCAGTACTTTAGCGCTGCACTTTAAGTGTGTTTATACTGCGGTTATACTCAGTCAGTACTTTAGTGCTGCACTTTAAGTGTGTTTATACTGCGGTTATACTCAGTCAGTACTTTAGTGCTGCACTTTAAGTGTGTTTCTACGGCGGTTATACTCAGTCAGTACTTTAGTGCTGCACTTTAAGTGTGTTTCTACGGCGGTTATACTCAGTCAGTACTTTAGCGCTGCACTTTAAGTGTGTTTATACTGCGATTATACTCAGTCAGTACTTTAGCGCTGCACTTTAAGTGTGTTTCTACGGCGGTTATACTCAGTCAGTACTTTAGTACTGCGCTTTGAGTGTGTTTCTACGGCGGTTATACTCAGTCAGTACTTTAGCGCTGCGCTTTAAGTGTTTTTCTACGGCGGTTATACTCGGTCAGTACTTTAGCGCTGCACTTTAAGTGTTTTTCTACGGCGGTTATACTCGGTCAGTACTTTAGTACTGCGCTTTGAGTGTGTTTCTACTGCGGTTATACTCGGTCAGTACTTTAGCGCTGCACTTTAAGTGTTTTTCTACGGCGGTTATACTCGGTCAGTACTTTAGCGCTGCACTTTAAGTGTGTTTCTACGGCGGTTATACTCAGTCAGTACTTTAGCGCTGCACTTTAAGTGTGTTTCTACTGCGGTTATACTCAGTCAGTACTTTAGTGCTGCACTTTAAGTGTGTTTATACTGCGGTTATACTCAGTCAGTACTTTAGTGCTGCACTTTAAGTGTGTTTCTACGGCGGTTATACTCAGTCAGTACTTTAGCGCTGCACTTTAAGTGTGTTTATACTGCGGTTATACTCAGTCAGTACTTTAGCGCTGCACTTTAAGTGTGTTTCTACGGCGGTTATACTCAGTCAGTACTTTAGTACTGCGCTTTGAGTGTGTTTCTACGGCGGTTATACTCAGTCAGTACTTTAGCGCTGCGCTTTAAGTGTTTTTCTACGGCGGTTATACTCGGTCAGTACTTTAGCGCTGCGCTTTAAGTGTTTTTCTACGGCGGTTATACTCGGTCAATACTTTAGCGCTGCACTTTAAGTGTGTTTCTACGGCGGTTATACTCAGTCAGTACTTTAGCGCTGCACTTTAAGTGTGTTTATACTGCGGTTATACTCAGTCAGTACTTTAGTGCTGCACTTTAAGTGTGTTTATACTGCGGTTATATTCAGTTAGTACTTTAGTGCTGTACTTTAAGTGTGTTTCTACGGCGGTTATACTCAGTCAGTACTTTAGCGCTGCACTTTAAGTGTGTTTATACTGCACTTTAAGTGTGTTTATACTGCGGTTATACTCAGTCAGTACTTTAGCGCTGCACTTTAAGTGTGTTTCTACTGCGGTTATACTCAGTCAGTACTTTAGTACTGCGCTTTGAGTGTGTTTCTACGGCGGTTATACTCAGTCAGTACTTTAGTACTGCACTTTAAGTGTGTTTCTACGGCAGTTATACTCAGTCAGTACTTTAGTGCTGCACTTTAAGTGTGGTGCTACGGCGGTTATACTCAGTCAGTACTTTAGCGCTGCACTTTAAGTGTGTTTATACTGCGATTATACTCAGTCAGTACTTTAGCGCTGCACTTTAAGTGTGTTTCTACGGCGGTTATACTCAGTCAGTACTTTAGTACTGCGCTTTGAGTGTGTTTCTACGGCGGTTATACTCAGTCAGTACTT comes from the Pseudochaenichthys georgianus unplaced genomic scaffold, fPseGeo1.2 scaffold_2230_arrow_ctg1, whole genome shotgun sequence genome and includes:
- the LOC117441956 gene encoding PEX5-related protein-like, with translation CLELRPNNLPALMSLAVSFTNLGVGGGACDTLQRWLSHHPRYHQLLQRGGGTPRRGPPPPASLQEVLLLFQDASLMNPDSVDPDLQTGLGVLYNLSSDFQRAELAFRAALSSRPQDYLLWNRLGATLANGDRSEEAVEAYSRALELQPGFIRSRYNLGISCINLGAHREAVSNFLLALSQQRADQRCSQQQMSANIWDALRIAVTTMDRPDLSEAAEARDLDLLMGAFHLV